A segment of the Candidatus Bathyarchaeia archaeon genome:
CACCAAGGATGTCGCTTGGCCGAGTATCGACGAAGCCGCTTGCGGGTTCGTGTCGTCCACAATGATCGTCAGGGTGGCCTGCCGGCCCGAGGATAAGGATTCGGTGAACCCCTGCGGGATCACCAAGACGCCCTTCAACCTCCCCTCGGTCATCCTCTCCTTGGCGGCCTCCAAGCTGGCGAAATCCTTGACCTCGAATAGGCCCGTTGATGAGGCCAGTTGGGCGAACCGATCCGCGATCTCCTCGCTCGCCCGCCCTCCATCCTCGTTGACGATGGCGATCGGCAGGCGGCCGTATGGGCTGGAGAACTTGCCAGCGTATGGGTTGGCGGATGTTATGGAGGGGAACATGTAGCCGAACATGGCCATCATCACTATTGGGAACAATGTGAACGCGACGACCAGCATCTTGGCCTTCCAGAAGTCCAAGAGGTCCTTATGGGCCATAACGATCGTGACGTAGGCGATCCTCTTCGCATCCATTTTGCCCAATCCCCTTCATACCCTCCCGACGGCCCTGATCGGGATCCTGTTCTCGGCCCTATCCCTGAGATCCCTGCCGGTGAGCTCAAGGAAGACCTCGAGGAGGTTCGAAACGCCCAGCTTTGATTTCAACCCCTCCGGGGTATCTACGACCAATATCCTCCCGTGATCGATTATCCCCACCCTATCGGATAGCTCCTCCGCCTCCTCCATTATATGGGTGGTCAGGATTATCGTCCTGCCCCCTTTCCTCAAATCCTTTATCAGATCCCTGACGAATCGGATGCTTTGGGGATCGAGCATGGCCGTCGGCTCATCCAAGAATAATATCTTCGGGTCATGCAACAGGGCCCTTACGACGTTCAAGCGCTGGCGCATGCCGGAGGAATAGCCGCCTATTGGGAAATCCTTGAATCCCTCCAGCCTGACCATCTCTATTAATTCATCGACCTTCCGCCTCAGCTCCTCCCCCTCCATCCCATAGAGGCGACCGAAGAACATTAGGTTCTCAACGGCGTTCAGCCTCGGGTAAAGGATAAGCTTCTCTGCCACCAAGCCTATGGCCTTCCTGACCTCGTCCGGCTCCTTCAAAATGTCATATCCCCCGACCTTGGCGGTCCCCTCCGTCGGCCTCGTGAGAGTCGTCAACATTCTAACGAGCGTTGATTTGCCAGCCCCGTTTGGCCCCAAGAGGCCGAATATCTCCCCTTCCTTGATCGAGAGATCCACATGGTCAACGGCCGTGAAGTTGCCGAAGCGCTTCGTGAGGCCGAAGGCCTCCACAGCCAATCCCAAGGACCACCAGCTCCCGGCGTGGGAAAAGGGCATATATAGTTCAACTATATATTGCTTTCCAAGCTTGAGGAAAGTCGGATCAAACGCGTTTGGATGGCCGGAGGAGCTGAAGAAGGGTTATTTGAAGCTCCTCATCTTGGCATCGCTGGCGCGGAGGCCCATGCATGGCTATGAGATAATGAAGGAGGCGGCGGAGCGGACCTTGGGGCTTTGGAAGCCGACCGCCGGGGGGACCTATCCGCTCCTAAGGAGGATGGAGGAGGAGGGATGGATAAGGGGCGAATGGAGGGTTTCGGGGGGAAGGAAGAGGAGGGTATATAGGATAACGGGCAAGGGGGGCGCGAAGCTTAGGAGGATTTTGGAGATCCATGGGGCCGTTTTGAGGATCGTCCATAGGATCCATTCGGAGCTCGAGGAGGGGACATCCGAGGGCGCGGCCTTGGAGGAAATTGATCGAATGATGGCGATCCTCAAGGCCCAGCTGAGGCCCGGGGGTTTGAAGGACCTAAGCAAGGAGGAGAGGGCTAGGGTCCTTCGCCTCATGAGGGATCGCTTGGAAAGGATTGAGAAGGGCGTGCGGAAGGCGATCCAAGCGATAGATGAAGCTATTGAGGAATTGGGGGCCGCTTAAGAGGACCATTCACTCCCACAACCGCCTATAGCCCCTCGCAGTTGGTCCATGATCCAACTCATGAGGACCGCCGTCTGGGGGCTGGCTCGGCAAATATGGGGAGGGGTGGGCTGGGGCCTACCCCGTGATCCATGAAGCCCCCTTTTTAAATAAAGCTTCTTATTATCCCGACGTAATACCTCCATTACGGACTCGATTTGGATAAAAGGGTCCCGACGGGCATCGAGGGCCTCGATGGCGCCATCGGAGGCGGATTCCCCGAGGGTAGCCTGATCTTGGTGGCCGGCAACCCAGGCACCGGGAAGACATCCTTCGCGGCTCGATTCCTCCTTACCGGCGCCGAATCGGGCGAGCCGGGCGTATACGTTTCATTCGCGGAAAGGCGCCAAACCCTGCTGGAGAACCTATCGAGGCAATTCGGCCGCAGCCTTTGGAAATTCGAGGAGGAGGGGAAGCTGAGGATACTCGATATGGCGACGATGAGAGAGGAGGCGGTCCCCGAGATCTCGGAGGCAATAATCAACGAGGTCCAAGCGATGGGGGCCAAGAGGCTAGTCGTCGATTCCTTCACCGCGATGGCCCAAGCTTTCAAGGAGCCCATAGACGTCAGGGCGATACTCCATTCGATCTTCGGCAAACTCGTTAGCCAACTCGGTTGCACCACCGTGCTGATCTCGGAAATGCCGTTCGGCTCGGAGCGCATAGGATTGGGCTTGGAGGAGTTCGTGGCCGACGGATTGATCATCCTGAGGCGGATGCGCCTCGAGGATCGGCCGTTCAGGGAGCTAGAGATAGTCAAGCTAAGGGGCACCAAGCTGGCCCAAGAGAAAATGGCGTTCACCTTGGAAGGGGGCTTCCAAGCCATCCCGGCCTTCGGGGAGAAGCCCATCGAGAAGCCCGGGCGATTCCAGCCCATCCCGGATCCCCTGGGTAAATTCTCCTCGGGCTGCGCCGAGCTAGATCGGATCTTGGGCGGCGGCTACGGGAGGGGATCCACGGTCCTCTTCGAGATCGAGCCTTGGATATCGACCCGGCAATATCAATTATTGATCAGCCCGACCATTTGGAACTTCCTATCCCAAGGGAGGGCCGTGATGATGGTGCCATCCCCGGGCGTCGATCCCTTGCTCGCCAAGGGGCGGATCTCGGAGGGCGGGATCCATGAAGCCGAGATCGATGCGCTCCTCAGGATCTGCGTCCAAAGGGAGGCGGGAGTCCAAGCGGATCCCTCCATCCTCCAACTGGAGGGCAGGGACATTTGGGAGGATTATCGCAAATGTCTTGAGGCGGCGGAGGGGCTCGCCAAGGAGGGCCATGGGCCAATCCTTTACGTAATCGGGGCAACATCTCTCGCGAACCGCTACGGCTCGGATCGGACAATCAACGTATTGGGCATCGAGGCCACGAAGACGAGGATGAGGGGCGGCTTAATGCTCCTCCTGCTCAGGCCCTGCCGCGAGGATCTCCGCGGGGATCTTGGGGCGATGGCCGATGTGCACCTGAGGATCATGAGGGAGCACGGCGCCGTGCTCCTCCGCGGCATAAAGCCCCGGACCCATCTATTCGCCATCGAGATGGACGTCTCCAAGGGCTACCCGATGCCAAAGCTGATACCCATCTCGTGAGGGGCTCGATCATTGGTAAATGGGGGTAACTGATCCTTGGATAGCCCGATGCCCGATCGGGTAGCCGAGCCCCCGTCTCATGGGATTTCGTTCAGCAAGGCGTTGGTATTGGGGCCATCACTCATCAGACCTTTTTTATGAGCGTTGCCCCGAGATTGATTATCTGAAACCAGCCCACCCTGCGGGGATCATGGGAAAAGGGCTCGCGCTATCCCCTTAGGCTCGAGATGGGGGAGGGGATCTGCCCGCCGCGCCCGATGAACTTCGAGGGGGAGAACCGGCTCACGGGCATCACGATCGCCGACCCGAATAGCCCCCCGAACTCCACAGCATCGCCGGCCCTCTTCCCCGGCACCGGTATGAGCCTAACCCCGATCGGCTTATCGTTCACAACGCCTATCGCCATCCCATCCATTATTATGGCCGATATGGTCTCCGGCGGCGTATCCCCGGGTATGGCTATCATGTCCAGCCCAACCGAGCAAACGGAGGTCATGGCCTCGAGCTTCTCGAGCGTGAGCGATCCCGCCCTCAGGGCGTCCTTCATCCCCGCGTCCTCGCTAACGGGTATGAAGGCCCCGCTTAAGCCCCCGACGAAGGAGGTGGCCATCGCGCCGCCCTTCTTCACGGCGTCCGTTAGGAGCGCCAGCGCGGCCGTGGAGCCAGGGGCTCCGCAGGATTCTATCCCCATGGCCTCTATTATATCGGCGACGCTTTCGCCCGCCTCCGGCGTGGGCGCGAGGGATAAATCCACTATGCCGAACCTCACCCCGAGCCGCTTGGCCATCTCCCTTCCAACGAGCTCCCCGACCCTGGTTATCTTGAAGGCGGTCCTCTTGATGCGCTCCGCGAGGGCTCTGAAATCCTCGCCTTGGCTTTGTTCGACGGCCGCCCTTATGACAGCGGGCCCGCTTATCCCCACGTTTACGACGCTCTCGGGCTCCCCCAACCCATGATAGGCGCCGGCCATGAATGGGTTATCCTCGGGCGCGTTCGCGAAGGCCGCCAGCTTGCAACAGCCGATCCCATTCTCGTCGGCGGTCGCCCGAGCCGTTTCTAGGACGATCTCCCCCATGGCTTTGGCGGCGTCGACGTTTATGCCGGCCCTAGTGCTCGCTATGTTGACGCAGGAGCACACCCTCTCCGTGGAGCTCAACGCCTTCGGTATTGAGCGCATCAATACGGAATCGGCCCGCGTACAACCTTTTTGAACCAAGGCCCCGTAGCCGCCTATGAAGTCGACTCCAGCCCTCCCGGCGCCCTCATCCAATGCCCTCGCCAACTCAACCGCGAGCTCAACGGCCTCCTCATCCGGGATCCCCCTGATGGCCGAGCCCAGCAACGCCGAGGCGGGCGTGACCGCGATCCTCTTGTTGACTATCGGTATCCCATATTTCTCCTCAACCGCCTTGGCCTCCTTCACGAATCTCTCCGCTATTCCCGATATCTTCCGCTCGATCCGATCCCTCATGGCGTCGAAGTCATCGCTTACGCAATCCAAGAGGCTTATGCCCAACGTCACCGCTCGGACGTTCAGATGCTCCACCAAGATCATCCGTATCGTTTCGATTATCTCCTCCTTGGAGAACAAGCGTCCCCCTCCCCTAGATGCGATGCATATAGCGGAAGACGTCCTCGTGCTGCACCATGACCTGTACGCCTAGGGCCTCCCCCCTCCTTCGGAGCCTCTCCTTGAGCTCCGCGAGGTTCACCCTCATATCGCTTACGTCTATCAAAATAGTCATGACGAAGAGGTCGCCCATCTTCGTCGACGCCAAGTCCAATATATTGGCGTTGGCCTCGGCCAGCTCGCCCGATATCCCGGCCACTATGCCGACCCTATCCCTCCCCATGACCGTTACGACGGCCCTATCGGTTGGCAATGGCGAAGCCCCTCGGGGCGGGCCGAGGCGGATGTATAAAATGGTTATTTAGCCCGCCGCCATATCGGGCGGTCGGATCCTATCGCCCCCGCCCGTATTTGGCCTCGAACAGGGCGAGGGCCAAGCGCTCGAGGCGATCGGCGCTTTCCAACTTGGCGAGCCAACTCCGCGGCAGCCCCTTGGCCCCCACATAGGCGCCCGATATGGCGCCCGTCATGGCGCCTATCGTATCCGCATCCCCACCTAGGCCGATGGCGTAGAGGACGGCCCTTTGGAAGCTCCCGCGATTGGCTAGGAAGGAGAAGATGGCCGTTGGGACCGAGTTGAAGGCTTCGACCCCGTTCCCAAGCTCCGAAGCGACCCGGCCCGGGTTCGCTCCCTCCTCCAATAATCGCCCGATCGCATGGAGCTTTTCGATATAAACCCTTTGCGAGGCGAGCCCCCTCAAGGCCTCCAAGAAATCCTTGGGATCCAAGGGGGACCCGTTCCCGGAGCGAACGGCCATAGCCACGGCGGCGGCTTGGATGACGGCCCCCTCGATCCCCAGCGGATGGATGTGGGTTATCCCGCTGGCCTCTTCAGCGGCGCGCTTGAGGATTTGTAGGTCATCGTTATAGAAAAGGCCCAGCGGGGCAATCCTCATGGCCGCCCCATTGCCGAACGATCCCCCCGGGTAAACCGAGCGGGCCGCCACCCTCCGATCTATTCCTGCCCGGATCATTCGGAATATCCGCGGCGGACCCGGCCCATAGCCCCTGTACGGCTCCCTCTCGTAATCCTCGGCGAACCTCGCCGCCATATGATCGACATCGAGCCCCCGCCTCTCGATCAGGGATTCGGCCACGCCAATGGCCATATGGGTATCGTCCGTGTAAAAAAGGATCCCGGGAGGTCGGGCCTCATCGACATCGGCGGCGCCTTGGCGCGCGATGGCCCTTCCCCAACTGGATGCCCCTAGGGCATCCCCGAGGGCCGTCCCGAGGAGCGATCCCGCGAACCTATCCCTGAGATCCCTCAATGGCCCCTTCGCCCAATCCATCTATCAAGGCCGGCAACTCGTCCAAGCGATCCAAGATGAAATCGGCCCCCGCCTCCTCGAACTCCTCCCGGCCCCTGGAGGTCGTGAGGGCAACGGTGATGCAGCCAGCGGCCTTGCCGGCGAGGACATCGACGACGTTATCGCCCACGTAAACCGCCTCCTCGGGCCCCACGCCGATCCTCCCACATGCCAATAGTATTGGATCCGGGCTGGGCTTCGGCCTAGGGGCATCCCCGCCCCTCACGATCGCGTCGAAGTACTTCGCGATCCCGAAGCGCCCCAAGATCCCCTCGGCCAGCCCCGGGACCGTATGGGTGGTTATGGCGAGCCTCAAGCCCCTCGCCTTAAGAGCCTCCAAAACCCCCAAGGTCCAAGGGTAGAGCCCCGCCTCCCCGATGAACTCCCACCTCATCCTATTGTAGAGCTCCATGGCCTCCTTGGCCATTTCATCCCCCAGATCCCCGACTAAATCCTTGAAGATATCCCCGCTGTAGCGCCCCCAAGCCCTTCGCATGAAATCCTCGAAGCTCATCTCGGGCCTCCCGAACCTCCTGAGGGCTGCGTTCGCCGCCATATGGGCCGGTTTGGCCGTGTCGACCAATACGCCGTCGAGGTCGAATATCACGGCCCTTATGATCCGCCTCAAGCCCATCGAGCCCTCCGAGGCTTCATCCAAATCCGGGCCGCCGGCCGGAGCGCGGGGCTCAGGGGTACTCGGTCGATTCCCCGGGCCTTAACACGACGACCTTGACGGAGGGCGCCAGCTTCTTGGCCTCCTCCGCGAACGCGGATGCCTCCCCGTAGAGGACCGGGAACGTCCCATAATGCATCGGGATGGCGACCTTGGGCTCCAAGAGGGTCAGGGCCACCGCCGCCTCCTTTGGGCCCATGACGTAATGGCCCCCTATGGGCAATAGGGCCACGTCGGGCGAATAAAGGCGCTTTATCAGGGCCATATCGCCGAACAGGGCCGTATCGCCGGCGTGGTATATGGATATGCCATCGCCCTCGATCACGTAGCCCACCGGTCCGCCCCTATTGGCCGTATGGGCGGCCGGCACCATGGCGGTCCTTATGCCCTTCCCCAAGTCCACCATGGAGCCCATGTTCATCTGAACCTTCTTCAGATCGCCGCCGAGGGCCCCCGCCACCTCCGGTATGGCGACTATCGTGGCCCCGGTCCTTCGGGCGATCGCCTCCGCATCGCCCAAATGATCCGCGTGGTCATGGGTTATGAGGATGAAATCCGCCCCACGAATCTCCTCAACCCCGATCGGGGCCCTTGGGTTATTGGAGATGAACGGGTCCACGTAGACCCTCGCGCCCCTATAGGCCAGCTCGAAGGCCGAATGGCCGAGCCATCGGATCCCGACCAAGGTTCCCACCCGGCGTAGTAGGTGCCGCGGGGTTATAATAAGCGTTCCGAGGGATCCGTGGACATCGTCCGGTTGCCGATCCCCGGCCTTGGGCTATTATAACGCCGTAGCCCACTATGGGGGAGGCCCGCGAAGGGGCATAAATCAAATAAATCAAGTTTTCAAATCCAAGCCGAAATAGCATGATTTATGGACTATTTTTGGAAATGGGTCTGAAAATAAGCTTAAAAAAATATAAAATACGAGAAATGAGGGCAATTCTTGGAAGCGATGGCCGATCGCCCAACCCTTGATGGAGGCTCGATTGGCCAAAATTGGGCAACGCTCCGATGCGATGCTCGTTGCTAGCCCAGATCGCCCTCCATCGATTCAACCTCATAAAAAAGGGAGAAGGGTTTTCTGAAGCTCAAGCCTTGGCCTAGGGGGCCGGCTTGGGCTCGGCCTCCGCCGGGGCTGGCGGAGGGGCCTCCGCCGGGGCTGGCGCTGGCGGGGCCTTCGGTTTGGCCACCCTCTTGGCCTTCGGCTTGGCCTTCGGCTTTGCCTTAGCCTTCGCCTTGGTCTTTCCGGATCTCTTACACTTTGGCATAATTCCCCCTTTTTGCTTATTCATAACTGACTTAAAAAATTTGCATTCGTTTTCATTCGATGAATTTCATTAACCCATTCTAGGATTCGGGGGCTTGGTATCTCATCTCCCTATTGCGGGATTCGGAATAAAGGATTTATGCCCGTTTGGGAGCGGAGTTGGGAGAGAGGATCGCCATCCGGATCGGCCGACATCCAATCCGATCCGATGGGCTTAGCGAAGGGGTTGTTGGCGGAAGGTGGATAGGACCTGTAGGGACTACGTCTGCCCCGTGTGCGGCAAGATCATACCGAAGGGCACGGAGGCCTCGGAACTCGTGATAGAATCCCTCAGCGCCCCCCTCGAGGCCCAAGGCAGGCCCGGGCGCGAGGGAAAGATCCGATTGGATCACAGGAGGGTCTATCATAGGGATTGCGCGATAGCCGAGGATTTATCGAGCAAGAGGTGCAGATGGTCGAAGGCCCTTTGGGTCCAAAGGGGCGTGACCGAGGTCATATATCATATAGGCGGAAGGGAGGAGGTTCGGATACCGCTCCTATCCGGCGAGGGGGCCGCCTCCGAGGCTTGGGAGAGGGCCGTGGCGAAGTATAGGATGATGCGGAGCCTCGAATCGAAGGGGTTCAGGCTCAGATCCGAGAAGGGGAGGGCTGCCGAATAGGGCGCCGATCCTTCAGCCGGATGGATCGGATCTTAATAAATGGGGAGCGCACGCTTAAATGGGCTGGTGAAGGGGATGTCGGAGGAAAGGCTCCCGATCTCTGAGGAGCTGAAGGTTCTGGAGGGCACCACCCTATACAAGACGGGCAAGTGGTGGTCGGCCGTGGCCTTGGTGGATTCCTTCGGGAGGAAGCAGGTGGCGCTATACCTGTGGCTGAATAAGGATGGGAAATGGAAGCGGCAACAGAAGTTCGTCATCCATACCAAGGACGAATGGTCGAAGGTCAAGGAGGTCGTCGATAAGCTCATAGAAAAGCTGTCCTGAGCCAGGGCGCCCCCTCGGGGCCGGGATTGGCCAACCCTTCAAGATCTCCTAGGGGGAGCCGATTTGGCTTGGTATTGCCCCAATTGCAAGGTGGAATTTTCCGATTATCAACCCTTTTGCCCATATTGCAACAAGCCTCTGAGGAGGTCCAAAAGGATAGAGTGGTAGGCGCTCGCCTTGCCCCAATGGGGGGACCGGTATGCGCGGTGGGACCCCGCCGCGAGGGCCAGCGCATTCGAACCTCCCGATATAATTGGCTACTACCACTCATGAGGCCCGCCGGCGGGATCAGCCGCCACGCCCGGCCCTCCTTCATCAAACCGCGCTCATTCAAACATCCCACATAGGCCCTCATGGCCCCATCGTATAATCCACCGTCATAAGGAACCTCACATTTCGGCAATTATGTCATAGGCCAAGAAGCGCAGGTTAATAGAGGAACTCCTTGGGATGGAACCCGATGTCTCTTGGGCGCCGAACCCCCAGAAGCCCCTCAAGCCTCATAGGCGACTGGATCCTCGACCCCCGCTTCCTCGAAGGCCCTTTTCCTATTGAGACAGGATTCGCACCTTCCGCAATGCTTCTCCCCGCCCGAATAGCAGCTCCAAGTCAGCCCATATGGGACCCCCAGCTCCGCGCCCAGCTTGATGACCTCCGACTTCCTCATATCGTGGAAGGGGGCCCAGATCCTTATGGAGGTCCCGGTCCCCAATCGAGCGGCCCTTTCGAACGCCTCGAAGAACTCCCTCCTGCAATCCGGATAGAAGGGCGCATCGGAGCCTTGGGCCCCGTATAGGACCGCCTCGGCCCCTATGGAGGCCGCATAGGCGACGGCTATCGAGAGCATTACGGCGTTCCTGAAGGGCACTATTAGGGAGGGCTCAAAGGAGGAGGGCATGGGCATCCCCTCATCGCATAGCGCCGTGGCGCCCGCGTAAACCTCCTTAAGGGCCGAGAGGTCTATGATTTTGAGGGGGATCCCAAGCCCCTCGGCGATCCTCTTGGCGCTATCGATCTCGGCCCTCGAAGCCCTTTGGCCGTAATCGAAGGTCAGGCCGTGGACCTCGTAGCCCTCCCGCTTCGCCCAATAGGCCACCGTGGAGCTATCCGGGCCGCCGGATAATATGACGACCGCCTTCTTCATCGATCGCGCCACCATCCCCCAAGGGCCTTGGATTTGGAAAGGTAGAGGTGGAGCGGATACCCGAGCCCGATCGTCGCGGCCGAAACCCCCGCTAGGACATAGGCGAAGCTGGCTAGGTATGGGAGGCCGAGGACCAGATGGAGCATTAGGGCCACCCATAGCGAGATGATGAGGCTATAAAGCCCCAAGCCCAGCAGAACGCTCCTCCCCCTTAGCCAATATATTGCCAATAGCCCGATTAGGGAGGGGGCCGCGCTCAATAGGTCTATCGGGCCGAGCGGGCTGAATATGTTCCCGAGGAATACCCCGAGCGCGATGCCGCATATCGCCGGCATTCCGAAGGTTGGGACGGCGCCGATGAGGGCGTTGGCCACGCGCACTTGGATTTGGAGGAAGCTTATCGGGGCCAAGAGGTAAACTAGGGCCGCGTAGGAGGCCGCGAAGAAGGCGGCGATGGTTAAACTCCTTGCGCTCGCAACCAACCCTCCCCAACCCGGGGTTTGTAAAGCGGAACGGGTGGGAGGACCCACTCACCCGCTTTGGCCTAAGGGGATCGCCGCCGCCATTTAAAGCTTGCTCGCGATATTAATTGGCCGAGGGGATCCTCCGCGACCGGGAGGCCGAAAGCCCCTCACGAGCCCTCCGATGGATTCCCTATGCCTCTATTATGGCGGCGATCGGCCCACCGCCCGGCGGCCCTTGATGCTCCGATCCGCCGGATACATAGGCCATTGATCCCCGACTATGGACGCGATGGCGGCGCTAACGACGGCCCGCATGTGCCTCGTGCTGCTTATATCGGAATCCATCAAGAGCGTCGTCCGCCGATCCCGGACCCTACCGGTTGGGTGGGCCCCTCCCTTCGCGAATACGTTCATGATCCTCCTCTGCATGGCGGGCGACATGCTGATGAAGGCGATCGGGATCGCGGTGGGGATGCCCGAGCATCGCGATGCGCGCGATCAATTTCCAATAATTTCTCGCGAAGCTTTTATCCGACGCGCCTCATAGGGTCGGGGCGATGCCGAAGGTCGGGGTACACGTCTCCATAGCCGGCTCGATCGATAGGGCCGTCGATAGGGCCATCGCCCTCGGTTGCGATACCTTCCAGATCTTCACCAGGAACCCCAGGGGGTGGCGGCGCAGGAGGCTCGGGAAAGGGGAGGCCCGGGAGTTCTCCAGGAAGCTCGGGGCATCGGGCATCGGCCCGGCCGTTGGCCATATGCCC
Coding sequences within it:
- a CDS encoding ACT domain-containing protein, which encodes MPTDRAVVTVMGRDRVGIVAGISGELAEANANILDLASTKMGDLFVMTILIDVSDMRVNLAELKERLRRRGEALGVQVMVQHEDVFRYMHRI
- the queC gene encoding 7-cyano-7-deazaguanine synthase QueC, translating into MKKAVVILSGGPDSSTVAYWAKREGYEVHGLTFDYGQRASRAEIDSAKRIAEGLGIPLKIIDLSALKEVYAGATALCDEGMPMPSSFEPSLIVPFRNAVMLSIAVAYAASIGAEAVLYGAQGSDAPFYPDCRREFFEAFERAARLGTGTSIRIWAPFHDMRKSEVIKLGAELGVPYGLTWSCYSGGEKHCGRCESCLNRKRAFEEAGVEDPVAYEA
- a CDS encoding HAD family hydrolase; the protein is MRRIIRAVIFDLDGVLVDTAKPAHMAANAALRRFGRPEMSFEDFMRRAWGRYSGDIFKDLVGDLGDEMAKEAMELYNRMRWEFIGEAGLYPWTLGVLEALKARGLRLAITTHTVPGLAEGILGRFGIAKYFDAIVRGGDAPRPKPSPDPILLACGRIGVGPEEAVYVGDNVVDVLAGKAAGCITVALTTSRGREEFEEAGADFILDRLDELPALIDGLGEGAIEGSQG
- a CDS encoding PadR family transcriptional regulator, coding for MRKVGSNAFGWPEELKKGYLKLLILASLARRPMHGYEIMKEAAERTLGLWKPTAGGTYPLLRRMEEEGWIRGEWRVSGGRKRRVYRITGKGGAKLRRILEIHGAVLRIVHRIHSELEEGTSEGAALEEIDRMMAILKAQLRPGGLKDLSKEERARVLRLMRDRLERIEKGVRKAIQAIDEAIEELGAA
- a CDS encoding ATPase domain-containing protein, coding for MDKRVPTGIEGLDGAIGGGFPEGSLILVAGNPGTGKTSFAARFLLTGAESGEPGVYVSFAERRQTLLENLSRQFGRSLWKFEEEGKLRILDMATMREEAVPEISEAIINEVQAMGAKRLVVDSFTAMAQAFKEPIDVRAILHSIFGKLVSQLGCTTVLISEMPFGSERIGLGLEEFVADGLIILRRMRLEDRPFRELEIVKLRGTKLAQEKMAFTLEGGFQAIPAFGEKPIEKPGRFQPIPDPLGKFSSGCAELDRILGGGYGRGSTVLFEIEPWISTRQYQLLISPTIWNFLSQGRAVMMVPSPGVDPLLAKGRISEGGIHEAEIDALLRICVQREAGVQADPSILQLEGRDIWEDYRKCLEAAEGLAKEGHGPILYVIGATSLANRYGSDRTINVLGIEATKTRMRGGLMLLLLRPCREDLRGDLGAMADVHLRIMREHGAVLLRGIKPRTHLFAIEMDVSKGYPMPKLIPIS
- a CDS encoding ABC transporter ATP-binding protein, which translates into the protein MGLAVEAFGLTKRFGNFTAVDHVDLSIKEGEIFGLLGPNGAGKSTLVRMLTTLTRPTEGTAKVGGYDILKEPDEVRKAIGLVAEKLILYPRLNAVENLMFFGRLYGMEGEELRRKVDELIEMVRLEGFKDFPIGGYSSGMRQRLNVVRALLHDPKILFLDEPTAMLDPQSIRFVRDLIKDLRKGGRTIILTTHIMEEAEELSDRVGIIDHGRILVVDTPEGLKSKLGVSNLLEVFLELTGRDLRDRAENRIPIRAVGRV
- a CDS encoding PFL family protein, whose protein sequence is MFSKEEIIETIRMILVEHLNVRAVTLGISLLDCVSDDFDAMRDRIERKISGIAERFVKEAKAVEEKYGIPIVNKRIAVTPASALLGSAIRGIPDEEAVELAVELARALDEGAGRAGVDFIGGYGALVQKGCTRADSVLMRSIPKALSSTERVCSCVNIASTRAGINVDAAKAMGEIVLETARATADENGIGCCKLAAFANAPEDNPFMAGAYHGLGEPESVVNVGISGPAVIRAAVEQSQGEDFRALAERIKRTAFKITRVGELVGREMAKRLGVRFGIVDLSLAPTPEAGESVADIIEAMGIESCGAPGSTAALALLTDAVKKGGAMATSFVGGLSGAFIPVSEDAGMKDALRAGSLTLEKLEAMTSVCSVGLDMIAIPGDTPPETISAIIMDGMAIGVVNDKPIGVRLIPVPGKRAGDAVEFGGLFGSAIVMPVSRFSPSKFIGRGGQIPSPISSLRG
- a CDS encoding ADP-ribosylglycohydrolase family protein, translated to MRDLRDRFAGSLLGTALGDALGASSWGRAIARQGAADVDEARPPGILFYTDDTHMAIGVAESLIERRGLDVDHMAARFAEDYEREPYRGYGPGPPRIFRMIRAGIDRRVAARSVYPGGSFGNGAAMRIAPLGLFYNDDLQILKRAAEEASGITHIHPLGIEGAVIQAAAVAMAVRSGNGSPLDPKDFLEALRGLASQRVYIEKLHAIGRLLEEGANPGRVASELGNGVEAFNSVPTAIFSFLANRGSFQRAVLYAIGLGGDADTIGAMTGAISGAYVGAKGLPRSWLAKLESADRLERLALALFEAKYGRGR
- a CDS encoding QueT transporter family protein, translated to MVASARSLTIAAFFAASYAALVYLLAPISFLQIQVRVANALIGAVPTFGMPAICGIALGVFLGNIFSPLGPIDLLSAAPSLIGLLAIYWLRGRSVLLGLGLYSLIISLWVALMLHLVLGLPYLASFAYVLAGVSAATIGLGYPLHLYLSKSKALGGWWRDR
- a CDS encoding metal-dependent hydrolase, whose translation is MVGIRWLGHSAFELAYRGARVYVDPFISNNPRAPIGVEEIRGADFILITHDHADHLGDAEAIARRTGATIVAIPEVAGALGGDLKKVQMNMGSMVDLGKGIRTAMVPAAHTANRGGPVGYVIEGDGISIYHAGDTALFGDMALIKRLYSPDVALLPIGGHYVMGPKEAAVALTLLEPKVAIPMHYGTFPVLYGEASAFAEEAKKLAPSVKVVVLRPGESTEYP